Below is a window of Leptospira sp. WS58.C1 DNA.
AATCCGAGAAATACGTACGTTGTCATGTAAGCGACACGTTTATTCCCATCAATGAATGGATGATTCTTGGCTATCGCTATGCATAATGAAGCAGCTAAATCAAAAATACTTGAGAAGGAGTCATATGCCCATTTATTCTTTGGGCGATCAAGAGCTGATTCCAGAAGCCCTTGGTCTCGGATCCCCTGAGATCCACCATGCTGTTTAACTTGATCCAAATGAATTGCTTCGACGATTTTCTTATTTAACCATCTAGGCTCTTTCTTCATTTAGCCAGTTCTCTTAAAGCATTACGGTATTTTTTAGACCCTTCCTGGTAAATGTCCATGGCCTCTTCAAAATCAGGATCGTATGGAGACAAAAGAATGCCTGCTTCAGTTTCCAAAAGAAAGACAGTATCCCCTTCATGGAAATTATACTTTTCCAGAAGTACTTTAGGAATTGTAGCCCCAGCGGAATTCCCTATTGCCCGAATTGTTGTCTTTTTTACTGATGAAGCATCCACGTTATAACAATAGTAATAACTGTATTAATTGCAAGTATTTTATTTTTTAAAAGACCTAAAAAGTAACTGAAATAGAAGCTTTTTGAAAAAGAACAAATGTTGTGCTCGATGTTCGGCTAACGACCAAGGGTTGGCGACGTTTCGCGAGTGCGCAAGCACTTGGCGCGAGACTTGCTTAGCAAGGCGAGTGACAAAGCGAAATGTGGCGAAGCCTGGAGCGAGGGGCACGAAGTGAGCCCGAAGCGGAACGCCAAGCCGATAGTTAGGCAGCCGTAAACTGGCCGCTGCAACTAAAAGATTAAGCCAAGGACGGCGTCACTTTCTTACTATCTTGGTCTTTATAAAAATCCTTATATGATTTCATACTTTTAAGGACTTTTGCTAATTTATGCTGCTCTTCCCGAATATCATAATCGTTCTGAAGGCCAATCCAAAAGTGTGGATTTAAATCAAAGAACTTACCGAGTTTTATTGAAATACTAGCGGTTATATTTCTCTTTCCATGAATAATATCTGAAATCTTCGACTCAGGAATGCCAGTTTCTTTAGATAATCTATAACCGGAAATTCCCATTGGTTCTAAGAATTCTTCCTGCAAAATCTCACCAGGGTGAACATTCAATAGTTTTTTACTTACCATTTTACTTCTCCTAATGATAATCTGCTATTTCAACATCGAAGGCATGATTACTTTCAAAATTAAAACAAATTCGCCATTGTGAATTAATTGAAATAGAATACTGCCCTTCCCTATCTCCAGACAATTTATGAAGCCGATTTCCAGGTGGAACTCGGAGTTCCATCACATCTACAACGTTGTTGATCATGCCAAGCTTCATTTGTGCTTTCTTCTGAATATCCGGTGGATATTTCTTTGAAAAATGACCTTCCCAAATTTCCTGCGTCTCTTTGTCTTTAAAAGACCTTATCACTAATCAATACTTACCATATTGAGTAGTATTGTCAAATGCTTTTTTGTTGAAAATCGATAAAAGATAGGCTCATTAATCCCGGACACGGATGTCCGGATGTAAAACTAAGAAATGTCGCCAAGTTTATGGCGCCTAACGACCAAGGTGCTCCGACGTTCGCAACGGCACGAGTTTGCGCATGCAAACGAAGTGACGGAAGCGAATGTGGCGAAGCCCGAGCGAAAGGTGCGAAGCAGCCTTGAGCGGAGCGGAGGCACCGCAAGTTATGCGATGGTGACCAATTTATTAAAGATGGTCCATTGCAAATTTTAAAACAGAAATTTTGAGGTTCAATGAATTAGCATTGAGAACCAAAAATAAAAAGGATATAATGAAAGAAAGATCAGCATCAAAGATGCGACTGAACGAATAAACTGAGGCATTTTCACATAGTTTATTTTGATTGCGTTTTTATTTTCTAAATCAATCTTAAATAAAAAATATATCGCCAAATACAAACAAAGAAAACCAAAAACACTTTTAAACAATGTAAAGAAACTATCTATAGGTTTTTTCCCAAACCCTGAATCTACTAACTCAAAACTTAGCCAAGAAACAGGAATATAGAATAATCCGATAAAAATAGAAGCAATATAGAATTTTGTGCTTTTTGATATTTTCATAAAAAAAGTTTGCTTGGTCACTTTCGCATAACGACCAAGGCTTGACGACGTTTCGCGAGTCCGACAGGACTTGGCGCGAGACTTGCCCTGCAAGACGAGTGACAAAGCGAAATGTGCCGAAGGCCAAGCAAGGGTTGCGTAGCAATCCCGCAGCGCCGCGTCAGAGCCGACAGTTAGACGTAGTGGCGTCTTATAGAGACCAATCTTCGATTTTTAGATTCTTTACTCTATTAAATTCTTTAGTGTTGTTTGTTACAAAAATAAAATCACGTGATAAAGCTTGCGCTGCTAATAGTGTATCAATTGAACCAATTAAATTTCCTGATTTTTTTAGATCTGCTTTAATGAGTCCAAATGCTTGTGCATCAGATTGCTCGAAAGGAAGAATATCAAATATAGATATAAATTCGATTAGAGAAACTCTATTTTTCTCTTTGTGTTCACTATTTTCTATTCCAAATTCTAATTCAGCAAGTGTTAGCGAAGAAATGAACAAACCTTTATTCAGATTTTTCTTTAATTTATCTAACACCATTTGGTTTTTCTTTTTAATGAGAAAAATACAAATATTCGTATCAAGAAGATACATTAAAGACTTTCTCTTTCAGATTCGGAGAGCGTTTCCCTTCCTTCTTTCAAGAAATCATCGCTGAAGCTATTCAAACCATCGAGAAATACATTCCATGCTTTATTCTTCGGTACCAAAATGACCGCTTCACCAACCTTTTGAATGAAAACATCGTCACCTTTGAATTGAAATTCCTTTGGCAATCTTACTGCCTGACTTCTTCCATTTATAAATAGTTTTGCAGTTTGCATCGTATTTGACCTAAATTCAGATATATACCATGATATATCACAAGTCAATACTAAATTTTCTTACGAAATCAGATTTTAGCCATTACGTCTAACGGCCAAGGCTAGCCGACGTTTCGCGAGTCCGTAAGGACTTGGCGCGAGGCTTGCCCTGCAAGACGAGTGACAAAGCGAAATGTGCCGTAGGCCAAGCAAGGGTCGCTTTAGCGATCCCGCAGCGCTGCGGCTGAGCCGATAGTTATGCGTCGTTTTTAATTTTTAAGGGATAAGAGTAGTTTGATAGATTTTCTATATTCGTTAATATCATTTTCCGAAACTTTTTTTTGTTTTCTATGAATTATCGTATTCCTCAAGTTATGAATATGATTAAAAGCATCATATTCGCTGTTACCTTCAGTTAGATTAAAAAATTTAATTGAGTCACCTACACTCATTTTATCTAGCATATTCTCAATATAGGAGTTTGTCGAATTCGGAAGGTTCGTTTTGAGTTTTTTAAGTAATGCTTTTTTTATAAAGATGTCTATAGCTAAGTCTAGTTCGATGATAGCATTTCTTATTTGATTATTTATATAGAATTTATATGAAAGTAATATATATTCATAATGAGGGCTAACTTTGTTTTCTTTATTAAATGCCTCTGCTAATTCTTCGAACTCGATTATGGATGAATATATTTTCGGATTTGGGCCATCTTCAATTATTTCAAACTCTAAGTTATCATATGTTTTTCCCTCAAGCATCAAATAGTCGAAATAATTGACTAGATTATTATTTAGCGAATAATCAAGAGTTATATGTTTATAGGAAAAAGCCAGGTAACTCTTTGAGACCATGTTTTTGCAAAAATCGTTATATATGTTTACTGATTTTTTGAGATAAGTTTCCCAAGGATTGTTTTTTCTTATTATAGTAACATTTCCTTCGTCTAGTTTATTTGTTTCGAATTCGCTTGTATCTTCTAACTTGTGTTCAATTCGTATGGATGAAAAAACAGACATTGAACCTGGAGATTCTATTTCTGGGTTTTCTTTACTATATAAATCGTATACTTTTTTAAGAAATTTTGCATTTACAAAAGTCATATTCTGAAACAGTTGAACTACATAATCTGGAGTTTCATAAATTTTGTCAGGATTCATGAATAATCCATTGTTTTTTTTGTAGATCATCTCAGATCCTAAGTTGAATTTAAAAGAAATTTTATTGTTCATGATTTTTTAAAAATGACGCATAACGACCAAGCCTAGCCGACGTTTCGCGAGTGCGTAAGCACTTGGCACGAGGCTTGCCATGCAAGACGAGTGACAAAGCGAAATGTGCCGTAGGCCAAGCAAGGGTCGCTTTAGCGATCCCGCAGCGCTGCGGCTGAGGCGAAAGTTATACGCCGTGATTTACTATTGATAAATCATCTCCAGTAATTAAACCAATTCCCATTATAATTTCTGTCGAAGTTTTCCTTTGAATCGAAGGAAAGGGTAAACAAATCCCTTTCGATCAATGAAAATTCATCAAACCGTTTCAATAAGTTAAAATACGACGATGAAATCAAATCTGTTTTGCCTTTGTTTATAGCATTCTCTAATTGTTGATTTTTATAAAAAAAGCAAACTGCTGCTCCAAATGAACGCTCAATTTTCCATATCTCTAATTTCGAATAATTTGAAATTAATTCCTCAATTTGCCAATTTGAGATATTTTCATTCGCTTCAATTAATGCTATAGAATCGAAAGCTGAAAATACTGAAAATATTGAGTTTGTATCAAATTGATTAATATTTTTAGATTTAACTAACTCTACAAATTTCTCTGTTATCTTTTTCTGCTTCATTCTATCGAAATTAATTGAATCTTTTTCTTGAAATGACAACAATTCGTTTCTTTTTTTCAGAATAATTTGCAACCGAGGTCGATTATCAGGAATAACTTTATCATATACAATATTCAAAACATTAACCCCGTACTCAATACTTAGCCAGTTTGCAAATTCTAAAAAAGGACTTTTTAAAACAGTCTTTCCTTTTATTATAAGCTTAGTATCTCTATACTCTTTGTCCGCAGGCATTATCATATACTTTCTAAGTGGCTTGGGAATATTTATATTTTGTATATGTTTTAAATCATGGCGTATAACGACCAAGGTGTTCCGACGTTCGCAACGGCACGAGTTTGCTTTGCAAACGAAGTGACGGAAGCGAATGTGGCGAAGCCCAAGCAAGGGTTGCGCAGCAAGCCCGCAGCGCTGCGGAAGCACCGAAAGTTATGCGATGTGCGATTATTTCATCCACATTTCTTCATACGGAAAAATATACCGATAATGCAAACTTAAAGTATTACCGTAAAATGAAATTACTTGTCCTTTATCAAACTTCCGGACAAATTCTATAAACTCTGAACAGTTCTTTCCTTCCACGTATATAACCTGCGTACCATCTATTTTATCTTTTACAACGAAAGGGATCTTTGTCGGCCATTTTATTAGATTCTTAGGAATTCTGCTAGTATCAAGGAATCTAATTTCTATTGAAGTCGGTATCCATGGATTCCCATCGTTTTCGGATTGTTTAAGTATCTTATCGTAAGTAAGCAGAAAGTCCTTTGGAACTCGCTTCCTATCTTCCTCAAATTGCAAATTAGCATAAACGTCAACAAAATGAGTATTTCCATCTTCTAAATACTTTATTGAAGTTAATCCCAAATCGGTTGTATATGAAGCATCATAATATTCTTTTAATGATTTAAAAGAATCCCTAGGAAGAAGATCTTTATATATATTTTCGTTAATCTTGGAAAATTGATACTCATTATTTCTTTTTGTATATATTATGCTTCCATCATCATACAAAATAAATTTTGGGTTAGTTGGCATAATATCCGAACTAAACCCCTGTTCTTCAATCAATACTAAGACCGGAAGTGGTTTTCCAACGCTATTTTTACTTTTGCCTACTTTACAAAATAAAAGGAACCCTGCTAAAAAAATTAAGCAGATAGTTACGATTCTTGTATTCTTCATATAGTGAAAATTTTAATCGCATTTCGCATAACGACCAAGCCTAGCCGACGTTTCGCGAGTCCGAAGGACTTGGCGCGAGGCTTGCTTAGCAAGACGAGTGACAAAGCGAAATGTGCCGTAGGCCAAGCAAGGGTCGCGTAGCGAGCCCGAAGCGCTGCGGCTGAGGCGACAGTTATGCGCAGTAATGTCGTTCTACATTGAATGGCCCATATTAGAAATGGTTTTCTGAAGCCTCTCTACAACAACGAGAAGCATCACCGCTGAAAGTAAATTTATGAGAAAATATATTAATTTAAAAACGAAGAACATAACGTCTCCACTACCTAATGTAAATAGATGATGACCCTCCAGGAATAAGACGGAAGTCAAAAAATACTTATTAATCTCAGGGTCTAACAATAGTGCTTTTGCATATTTAGCTAGATTGTTAAAACTCCTAGCAGCAATAAAAGGTATCAGAATACACAAAAAAAGTAACATCACAACAAAGCTTAACACAAATAGCGTATACTTCCCTAAATTGTAAGATCCGTTAATTAACAGAATTAGAACTTCCAAACATAAATATGTAAGCCAGCCAGCTATAAATACAAAAGAAAAGTACTTATAGCTAACAGTTTTTTCAGGAAAATTTGGCAAAGTGAGCGTATACACTAATTTTGTACAAATGTGAATAGATAATATTATACTTATAGCAATAAAAAGTATGGAAAGGACATGGGGAACAAAAAGAGGAAATAAAAAAGCCACTTCTGTAACTGCAAATAAAATAATACCTTGGTAAAAATATTTATTCTTTAGTATTCTTTTTATAATTATTAACATAACCTTATCTCTTCTCTCTATATTGGTTCTATTTAAACTAAGAATCTGATTTTAAGTATAATTTGCATTTGCAAAGCTACATTATTGCGCATAACGACCAAGGTGCTCCGACGTTTGCGATGGCACGAGTTTGCTCTGCAAACGAAGTGACAGAAGCAAATGTGGCGAAGCCTGGAGCGAGGGTCACGAAGTGAGCCCGAAGCGCAACGGAGGCACCGGAAGTTAGGCGACGTCCGATCCAAACACGGTGCATCCAATAATTGCATTTTGCAAATTCGGCAAATTGCCGTTACTGTAGAATTCTGTTTTCAGATGGCAAATCCCCGCTCCGAATACGGCAACAGTTAAAAACTTTTACTGCAATCACATTAACTGGATGAAACTCAAATCTCGGCAACAGAGCATCAAAGGAGCGGATAAACCTGAGAAAAATTTACTACGGCTCTATCTAAAAGATATTTAACCCTAAATAAAAAGAAAGAAGTTATCGGATGTCCGCCTAACGACCAAGGTGTTCCGACGTTCGCAACGGCACGAGTTTGCTTTGCAAACGAAGTGACGGAAGCGAATGTGGCGAAGCCCAAGCAAGGGTTGCGCAGCAAGCCCGCAGCGCTGCGGAAGCACCGAAAGTTAGGCGCAGTATGGGCTACTTAATCGGAAGTAATCCTGAACTACTTTTTCGGGAAATATTTAACACCATCTAAACCAATAAAATCTTCGTCTTGAGTCCATAATATTGCATTATACTTACGAGCTGTTGCTAAAATAATACTATCAGCCATCGGTATTTTATGATCCTTACTTAATTTTGCGGCGAATATTGAAATGGAAGCATCTAAATCTATTACAGCTCCTTGTTGCATATGAGCAATAACTCTCAAAGCACTGTCTTCATCTCTTTCTATATAGATTTTCTTAAACACTTCATACAACGATATAGTAGGAACAAGGAGTTTATCTGTCTTTTCAATTGCTTCTGAAAATAAATCAGAACGTTTTGTACCAGCAAAATACTCAAGCCAACCTGAAGAATCTACTATATTCAAAGACGGTCCTTATCTCTTTCAATTTTAGTGTCCATTCCATTAAGGAAGCCTTTTAGCTTCTTAATCGGTTCAATTGGAATTAATTCTATTCTATTTCCATAAGAGATTACCTCTAAGTGACTACCCACTTTGATTCCTGTTTTTTCACGTATCTCCTTAGGAATAACTACTTGAAATTTAGGCGAAATAACAACTTTGCTCATATATCGATACTAACATCGTAAGACATATTGTCTATCGATATTTCTTTACGCTTTAGTATTTTTACCAACGCAAAATTTTAGCCCATATTGCGCCTAACGACCAAGGTGTTCCGACGTTTCGCGAGTGCGCAAGCACTTGGCGCGAGGCTTGCCCCGCAAGACGAGTGACAAAGCGAAATGTGCCGTAGGCCAAGCAAGGGTCGCGTAGCGATCCCGCAGCGCTGCGGAAGCACCGACAGTTAGGCGGAGTCATTGGCCGATAAGAAAATGTTAATACCCTTTCGGGATTAACTTGGCTCTATATACTTTTACTGAATTTTCTGACCAAACAATAATATTAATATATGAGTTTGGTCGTATTTCTTTACTGTATTTCTTTATAAATTCGGAAGATGCTTCTATCACTTTTGGAACATCGCTATAAAGTGAATCATCCAAAAGATACAATATTTCTATATTTGCCGTCTTGCCCATCATATGATTGATTAAAGGCAATTGCCTATTCTTATCCTTTAGTTTTCCTTTCAAATCGGCATTTGCAGATTGCGGAGAATAGACTTGGCAAAGGTGCAAACTAACGACCTGTTTATCTTTTTTGAC
It encodes the following:
- a CDS encoding type II toxin-antitoxin system death-on-curing family toxin, coding for MKKEPRWLNKKIVEAIHLDQVKQHGGSQGIRDQGLLESALDRPKNKWAYDSFSSIFDLAASLCIAIAKNHPFIDGNKRVAYMTTYVFLGLNGYSIEVPEEEVVSIMLRVADGSIDEINLSTWLKDSSNPRK
- a CDS encoding AbrB/MazE/SpoVT family DNA-binding domain-containing protein translates to MDASSVKKTTIRAIGNSAGATIPKVLLEKYNFHEGDTVFLLETEAGILLSPYDPDFEEAMDIYQEGSKKYRNALRELAK
- a CDS encoding HigA family addiction module antitoxin, yielding MVSKKLLNVHPGEILQEEFLEPMGISGYRLSKETGIPESKISDIIHGKRNITASISIKLGKFFDLNPHFWIGLQNDYDIREEQHKLAKVLKSMKSYKDFYKDQDSKKVTPSLA
- a CDS encoding type II toxin-antitoxin system RelE/ParE family toxin, whose translation is MIRSFKDKETQEIWEGHFSKKYPPDIQKKAQMKLGMINNVVDVMELRVPPGNRLHKLSGDREGQYSISINSQWRICFNFESNHAFDVEIADYH
- the vapC gene encoding type II toxin-antitoxin system tRNA(fMet)-specific endonuclease VapC, with protein sequence MYLLDTNICIFLIKKKNQMVLDKLKKNLNKGLFISSLTLAELEFGIENSEHKEKNRVSLIEFISIFDILPFEQSDAQAFGLIKADLKKSGNLIGSIDTLLAAQALSRDFIFVTNNTKEFNRVKNLKIEDWSL
- the vapB gene encoding type II toxin-antitoxin system antitoxin VapB: MQTAKLFINGRSQAVRLPKEFQFKGDDVFIQKVGEAVILVPKNKAWNVFLDGLNSFSDDFLKEGRETLSESERESL
- a CDS encoding type II toxin-antitoxin system VapC family toxin yields the protein MNIVDSSGWLEYFAGTKRSDLFSEAIEKTDKLLVPTISLYEVFKKIYIERDEDSALRVIAHMQQGAVIDLDASISIFAAKLSKDHKIPMADSIILATARKYNAILWTQDEDFIGLDGVKYFPKK
- a CDS encoding AbrB/MazE/SpoVT family DNA-binding domain-containing protein → MSKVVISPKFQVVIPKEIREKTGIKVGSHLEVISYGNRIELIPIEPIKKLKGFLNGMDTKIERDKDRL